One segment of Herbaspirillum hiltneri N3 DNA contains the following:
- the rlmB gene encoding 23S rRNA (guanosine(2251)-2'-O)-methyltransferase RlmB — MKSKMIFGFHAVTSRIRHEASSVEELYVDADRNDARMRDLLHAAKAAGVRIIQADDQRLSNIVGTRRHQGVVAKAGELSLARNLDELLDAIEGPPLLLILDGITDPHNLGACLRVADGAGAHAVIAPKDRAVGLNATAAKVASGAAETVPYITVTNLARTMRDLKDRGVWLIGTTDDAEKDLYAGDFSGPTALVMGSEGEGMRRLTRETCDLLVSIPMFGSVESLNVSVASGVCLYEARRQRLPK; from the coding sequence ATGAAAAGTAAAATGATTTTTGGTTTCCACGCCGTCACCTCGCGGATTCGTCACGAGGCGTCGTCGGTGGAAGAGTTGTACGTTGATGCGGACCGCAATGACGCCCGCATGCGCGACCTGCTGCATGCGGCCAAGGCGGCAGGCGTGCGCATCATCCAGGCGGACGACCAGCGCCTGTCGAACATTGTCGGCACGCGCCGTCACCAGGGGGTGGTGGCCAAGGCCGGCGAGCTGTCGCTGGCGCGCAATCTCGACGAGTTGCTCGACGCCATCGAAGGTCCGCCTTTGCTGCTGATCCTCGACGGCATTACCGATCCGCACAATCTCGGCGCCTGCCTGCGGGTGGCGGACGGCGCCGGCGCACATGCCGTGATTGCGCCGAAGGACCGTGCAGTCGGCCTCAACGCCACGGCCGCCAAGGTCGCCAGTGGCGCCGCCGAAACCGTCCCCTACATCACCGTGACCAATCTGGCGCGCACCATGCGTGACCTCAAGGATCGCGGCGTCTGGCTGATCGGCACCACCGATGACGCCGAAAAAGACCTGTACGCCGGCGATTTCTCCGGCCCCACTGCGCTCGTGATGGGCTCGGAGGGCGAAGGCATGCGTCGCCTGACGCGTGAAACCTGCGATTTGCTGGTCAGCATTCCGATGTTCGGCTCGGTCGAGAGCCTGAACGTTTCCGTCGCTTCCGGCGTCTGTCTGTACGAAGCGCGCCGGCAGCGTCTGCCCAAGTAG
- the cysE gene encoding serine O-acetyltransferase, with the protein MFSRLREDISSIIERDPAARNAWEVLTCYPGLHAVVLHRVANKCWMIGLKWLGRFISQLARWFTGIEIHPGATIGRRVFIDHGFGVVIGETAEIGDDCTIYQGVTLGGTSLNKGAKRHPTLGRGVIIGAGAQVLGGFTVGDGAKVGSNAVVVKEVPPGATAIGNPARVVRKEVPDPREHAAARMFAAYGVTPNGDDPLSKALHGLIDQAAAQEHQIEVMLAALKSAGIGCEKLEELEKFDPARLNKLVE; encoded by the coding sequence ATGTTCAGCCGACTCCGAGAAGACATCTCCAGCATCATCGAACGCGATCCTGCAGCGCGCAACGCCTGGGAAGTCCTGACCTGTTACCCGGGCCTGCACGCAGTGGTGTTGCATCGTGTCGCGAACAAGTGCTGGATGATCGGCCTGAAGTGGCTGGGACGTTTCATCTCGCAGCTGGCGCGCTGGTTCACCGGCATCGAAATCCATCCGGGCGCCACCATCGGCCGCCGGGTTTTCATCGACCACGGCTTCGGCGTGGTGATCGGTGAAACGGCGGAAATCGGCGACGACTGTACGATTTACCAGGGCGTCACGCTCGGTGGGACTTCTCTCAACAAGGGCGCAAAACGCCACCCGACACTGGGACGCGGCGTCATCATCGGCGCTGGTGCGCAAGTCCTCGGCGGCTTCACCGTCGGCGACGGCGCCAAGGTCGGCTCCAATGCCGTCGTGGTCAAGGAAGTACCTCCGGGCGCCACGGCGATCGGCAATCCGGCGCGCGTCGTGCGCAAGGAAGTGCCGGATCCACGCGAGCATGCCGCCGCGCGGATGTTCGCCGCCTATGGCGTCACGCCGAATGGCGACGACCCCTTGTCGAAAGCCCTGCACGGTCTGATCGATCAGGCTGCCGCACAGGAACATCAGATCGAGGTCATGCTGGCCGCGCTCAAGAGCGCCGGCATCGGATGCGAGAAGCTGGAAGAGTTGGAGAAATTCGATCCTGCCCGGCTCAACAAGCTGGTGGAATGA
- a CDS encoding UDP-2,3-diacylglucosamine diphosphatase, translating to MTDTSSVQKAQPRAVALFISDLHLQASLPRTTQAFFDFLAEHAAFTQQLYLLGDIFEYWAGDDDLETPYNRTIADALRQLSERGVQLFWIAGNRDFLAGPAFAEAAGLTILGDPHVIHLAGRTIALAHGDAQCTDDTAYMAFRAQVRQPAWQQQFLAMPLAQRKAIIEGVRQNSKDANKEKSNEIMDVNADAIAALYDSTGTQVLIHGHTHRPALHAVPANGQTRLRYVLPDWEYDVEAARGGWISLTADGVLHRFDAAGVEIR from the coding sequence ATGACCGACACTTCATCCGTACAGAAAGCGCAACCCCGGGCGGTTGCGCTTTTTATTTCCGACCTGCACCTGCAGGCCTCGCTGCCGCGCACGACGCAGGCGTTTTTTGATTTCCTGGCTGAGCACGCCGCGTTCACGCAGCAGCTTTACCTGCTGGGCGACATCTTCGAATATTGGGCTGGCGACGACGATCTGGAGACGCCTTACAACCGCACTATCGCCGATGCATTGCGCCAGTTGAGCGAACGCGGCGTGCAGCTGTTCTGGATAGCCGGCAACCGTGATTTCCTGGCCGGACCGGCTTTCGCCGAAGCCGCCGGACTGACCATCTTGGGCGATCCGCATGTCATCCATCTGGCCGGACGCACTATCGCGTTGGCGCATGGCGACGCGCAATGCACCGACGACACGGCTTACATGGCGTTTCGCGCACAGGTGCGGCAACCGGCGTGGCAACAGCAATTCCTGGCCATGCCGCTGGCCCAGCGCAAAGCCATCATCGAAGGCGTGCGCCAGAACAGCAAGGACGCCAACAAGGAAAAATCCAACGAGATCATGGACGTCAATGCCGATGCCATCGCCGCGCTTTACGACAGCACCGGCACGCAGGTGCTGATCCACGGTCACACGCATCGCCCTGCCCTGCATGCCGTACCGGCGAACGGACAGACGCGCTTGCGCTATGTGCTGCCCGATTGGGAGTACGACGTCGAAGCGGCTCGCGGCGGCTGGATCAGCCTGACTGCGGATGGCGTGTTGCATCGCTTCGATGCCGCCGGAGTCGAGATACGTTAA
- a CDS encoding peptidylprolyl isomerase, whose product MAVLFTTNHGNFTVELDAEKAPKTVENFLAYVNSGHYSGTIFHRVIDGFMIQGGGFEPGMKQKPTNDPVENEAKNGLKNEPYTLAMARTSAPHSASAQFFVNVKNNSFLDFPGQDGWGYCVFGKVTDGTDVIDKIKNVKTTRSGMFADVPVEDVVIEKAEVI is encoded by the coding sequence ATGGCTGTTCTCTTCACTACCAACCACGGCAACTTCACGGTCGAACTGGACGCTGAAAAAGCGCCGAAGACGGTTGAAAACTTCCTGGCTTACGTCAATTCCGGCCATTACAGCGGCACCATTTTCCATCGCGTGATCGACGGCTTCATGATCCAGGGCGGCGGCTTCGAGCCAGGCATGAAGCAAAAGCCGACCAACGACCCGGTCGAAAACGAAGCCAAGAACGGTCTCAAGAACGAGCCGTACACACTGGCCATGGCACGTACATCGGCGCCGCACTCGGCATCGGCCCAGTTCTTCGTCAACGTCAAGAACAACAGTTTCCTCGACTTTCCGGGCCAGGACGGCTGGGGCTATTGCGTATTCGGCAAGGTCACCGACGGCACTGACGTGATCGACAAGATCAAGAACGTCAAGACCACCCGTTCGGGCATGTTCGCCGACGTCCCGGTCGAAGACGTGGTGATCGAAAAGGCTGAAGTGATCTGA
- a CDS encoding peptidylprolyl isomerase: MIQALSRRKLLQCIAAISLSGAAVLAHAADAPRVLLKTSMGDITLELDADKAPVTVANFLQYVKKGQYNGTIFHRVIKGFMIQGGGFDKDMREKPTDAPIRNEAKNGLKNEAYTIAMARTSNPHSAAAQFFINVNNNQPLDYPSRDGWGYAVFGKVVQGADVVDKIKQVRTGSSGMYDDVPVTPVVIQSATLVK, encoded by the coding sequence ATGATTCAAGCCCTGTCCCGCCGCAAGCTGCTGCAATGCATCGCCGCGATTTCCCTGTCCGGCGCCGCCGTGCTTGCGCATGCCGCCGACGCGCCGCGCGTGCTGCTCAAAACCAGCATGGGCGACATCACGCTGGAACTCGATGCCGACAAGGCGCCTGTCACCGTGGCCAACTTCCTGCAATACGTCAAGAAGGGTCAATACAACGGCACCATCTTCCATCGCGTGATCAAGGGTTTCATGATCCAGGGCGGCGGTTTCGACAAGGACATGCGCGAAAAGCCGACTGACGCGCCGATCAGGAACGAAGCCAAGAACGGCCTGAAAAACGAGGCGTATACTATTGCCATGGCGCGCACCTCGAATCCGCACTCCGCCGCAGCCCAGTTCTTCATCAACGTCAACAACAACCAGCCGCTGGATTATCCCAGCCGCGATGGCTGGGGTTACGCAGTGTTCGGCAAGGTTGTGCAAGGAGCAGACGTGGTCGACAAGATCAAGCAGGTCCGCACCGGCAGCAGCGGCATGTACGACGACGTGCCGGTCACTCCGGTGGTCATCCAGTCGGCCACGCTGGTCAAGTAA
- a CDS encoding L,D-transpeptidase family protein — MVRFAANTRKGLPLRSVLGRLMLSCLACAPVATSVASSSAIPPQTLQSEIRKPDPEALLIEIYKDLGNNRLQEAQAKADALVAAYPHFRLGHLVRGDLLMMHARPVRGFGAMADAPADKLKDLRAEAMVRIKSLQERPNPNLIPKPVLQVGDDQKNVLVVDTSRSRMYVYENQGGQLRFITDYYISQGRYGVNKSREGDQRTPIGVYYVNARIPGPKLPDFYGTGALPLNYPNEWDKRNGRSGSGIWLHGTPSDNFSRPPLSSDGCVVLANPDLQSLYSTAEVGKTVVVISDGIQFVNKSEWDKERGSAGKFMDQWQQDMEAADADKVLANYSPAFRSNLGESLSTWFSRQQKNLNGARPSSVKVRDLSLYRYPGKDELIVSTFIQETAVGKNKNAVRKRQYWQKEGSQWKIVYEGTA; from the coding sequence ATGGTTCGTTTTGCTGCAAATACGCGCAAGGGATTGCCCTTGCGATCAGTCCTTGGACGACTGATGCTGAGTTGCCTGGCCTGCGCGCCGGTTGCAACCAGCGTCGCTTCCTCTTCCGCAATTCCGCCGCAAACGCTGCAATCGGAAATCCGCAAGCCAGATCCCGAGGCCTTGCTGATCGAGATCTACAAGGACCTGGGCAACAACCGCCTGCAGGAAGCGCAAGCGAAGGCGGATGCGCTGGTGGCGGCGTATCCCCATTTCCGCCTCGGCCATCTGGTGCGCGGCGACCTGCTGATGATGCACGCGCGTCCGGTCAGGGGCTTCGGCGCGATGGCCGACGCTCCGGCCGACAAGCTCAAGGATTTGCGCGCAGAAGCCATGGTGCGCATCAAGTCGCTGCAGGAGCGTCCCAATCCCAACCTGATTCCCAAGCCGGTGCTGCAAGTCGGCGACGACCAGAAGAACGTGCTGGTGGTCGATACCAGCCGTTCGCGCATGTACGTCTACGAAAATCAGGGCGGCCAGTTGCGCTTCATCACCGACTATTACATTTCGCAAGGCCGCTACGGCGTCAACAAGTCGCGTGAAGGCGACCAGCGTACGCCGATCGGCGTGTATTACGTCAACGCCCGCATTCCCGGCCCCAAGCTGCCCGATTTCTACGGCACCGGCGCGCTGCCGCTCAACTATCCCAATGAATGGGACAAGCGCAACGGCCGCAGCGGCTCGGGCATCTGGCTGCATGGCACGCCGTCCGACAATTTCAGCCGTCCACCACTGTCGTCCGACGGTTGCGTGGTGCTTGCCAATCCCGACCTGCAAAGCCTGTACTCCACCGCCGAAGTCGGCAAGACCGTGGTCGTGATCAGCGACGGCATCCAGTTCGTCAACAAGAGCGAATGGGACAAGGAGCGCGGCTCGGCCGGCAAATTCATGGACCAGTGGCAGCAAGACATGGAAGCCGCGGACGCCGACAAGGTACTGGCCAATTATTCACCGGCCTTCCGCTCCAACCTCGGCGAAAGCCTCAGCACCTGGTTCAGCCGCCAGCAAAAAAACCTGAACGGCGCCCGTCCCTCCAGTGTCAAAGTGCGGGACCTGAGCTTGTATCGCTATCCAGGCAAGGATGAGCTGATCGTCAGTACTTTCATTCAGGAAACTGCCGTCGGCAAGAACAAGAACGCGGTCCGCAAGCGCCAGTACTGGCAAAAAGAAGGATCGCAATGGAAGATCGTCTACGAAGGCACGGCCTGA
- a CDS encoding L,D-transpeptidase Cds6 family protein yields the protein MKTMPLASPHTYRNALRGILSKTVILSGLIAAIYPAQASEVSDISKLMRSGQYADALIKTDAVLAKHPRDAQMRFVKGLILAEQNKSAEAIAIFSKLTEDFPDLPEPYNNLAVLYAANGQYDKARTTLDMAIRTNPTYATALENLGDIYAKLASQAYDKALQIDPGSNVPQPKLTLVRTLSGNITGGTIPKLASANTANSKPSTPAAPVAPPTPAPTPAPAAETKPKPEPKPEPAASVEKPKPTEKPIEKPAPKPAEKPVEKPVEKPAEKPAEKPSKADKAAEKADKAAAKASESAREEKDKTAVLAAVNNWAKAWSDMDVKSYLAAYGSDFQTPKGESRKEWADERRARIEEKGHITVKVETPQIAIKNDTATVRFRQIYNSNRLTVNSRKTLILTKQGNKWLIKQERTGG from the coding sequence ATGAAAACCATGCCTCTTGCATCCCCGCACACTTATCGCAATGCATTGCGTGGCATTTTGAGCAAGACCGTTATTTTATCCGGCTTGATCGCCGCAATCTACCCGGCGCAGGCCAGCGAAGTTTCGGACATCAGCAAACTCATGCGCAGCGGCCAGTATGCCGACGCCCTGATCAAGACCGATGCGGTTCTTGCCAAGCATCCGCGGGACGCCCAGATGCGTTTCGTGAAGGGCCTGATCCTGGCGGAACAAAACAAGTCCGCTGAAGCCATCGCCATCTTCAGCAAACTGACGGAAGACTTCCCCGACCTGCCGGAGCCATATAACAACCTGGCCGTGCTGTACGCCGCCAATGGTCAATATGACAAGGCCCGCACCACGCTCGACATGGCCATCCGCACCAATCCGACCTACGCCACCGCGCTGGAAAACCTCGGCGACATTTACGCCAAGCTGGCCAGCCAGGCGTACGACAAGGCGCTGCAGATCGATCCCGGCAGCAATGTGCCGCAGCCAAAGCTGACGCTGGTGCGCACGCTGTCAGGCAACATCACCGGCGGCACGATTCCGAAACTGGCGAGCGCCAATACCGCCAACAGCAAGCCGTCGACGCCTGCGGCGCCGGTCGCACCCCCAACTCCGGCACCGACGCCGGCGCCTGCCGCGGAAACCAAGCCGAAGCCGGAACCGAAACCAGAACCTGCAGCGTCGGTGGAAAAACCGAAGCCGACGGAAAAACCGATTGAGAAGCCGGCACCGAAGCCTGCTGAAAAGCCGGTCGAGAAACCGGTTGAAAAACCGGCCGAGAAGCCCGCCGAAAAGCCGAGCAAGGCTGACAAGGCCGCTGAAAAGGCAGACAAGGCCGCCGCCAAGGCCTCCGAATCGGCACGTGAAGAAAAAGACAAGACCGCCGTGCTGGCCGCCGTCAACAACTGGGCCAAGGCCTGGAGCGATATGGACGTAAAGTCTTATCTGGCCGCCTACGGCAGCGATTTCCAGACGCCCAAGGGCGAATCGCGCAAGGAATGGGCTGACGAGCGCCGCGCCCGCATTGAGGAAAAAGGCCATATCACCGTCAAGGTCGAAACGCCGCAAATCGCAATCAAGAACGACACTGCAACGGTCCGCTTCCGTCAGATATATAATTCGAACCGTCTGACAGTTAACAGCCGCAAGACACTGATCCTGACCAAACAGGGCAACAAGTGGCTGATCAAACAGGAGCGCACGGGAGGCTGA